Genomic DNA from Candidatus Nitronereus thalassa:
CATAACGCAAGTTGAACCCGCCACGACCCTCGCACAACTCCAGGAATCTAAATCTGACAAGGTTACAATTGTTCTCCTGAGTGGAGATATGGATAAGGCCATGGCCGCCTTTATTATTGCCACCGGGGCTGCCGCCATGGGGATGCAGGTCACCATGTTTTTTACCTTCTGGGGATTGAATGTGATTCGCAAGCCCGGAGCCTCCAGCACGGCCAAGGACTTCCTACGTAAAGCCTTTGGCTTTCTCAACAAAGGCGGTGCGGACAGCCTTCCCCTGTCCAAGTTTAATTTTGGCGGCATGGGAACCACCATGATGAAAAAAGTCATGAAAGACAATCGCATGCCTGGCGTACCCGAACTCATCCAGACGGCCTTGGACCTCGAGGTGAAAATGATTGCCTGCACCACAACTTTAGGCCTCCTTGGAATTTCCAAGGACACACTGATCGACGGCGTGGACCAACTTGCAGGCGTTTCCACCTATTTGGCTGAAGCCAAAAACGGTTCCGTGAATTTGTTTATTTGAGAAA
This window encodes:
- a CDS encoding DsrE/DsrF/DrsH-like family protein, giving the protein MSITQVEPATTLAQLQESKSDKVTIVLLSGDMDKAMAAFIIATGAAAMGMQVTMFFTFWGLNVIRKPGASSTAKDFLRKAFGFLNKGGADSLPLSKFNFGGMGTTMMKKVMKDNRMPGVPELIQTALDLEVKMIACTTTLGLLGISKDTLIDGVDQLAGVSTYLAEAKNGSVNLFI